A region of Micromonospora chokoriensis DNA encodes the following proteins:
- a CDS encoding acyl carrier protein, with translation MTRDEITTGLAEILEEVAGVNPDDVAEGKSFTDDLDVDSLSMVEVVVAAEEKFGVKIPDNEVQNLKTVGDAVSYIAAQS, from the coding sequence ATGACCCGTGACGAGATCACCACCGGCCTCGCCGAGATCCTCGAAGAGGTTGCCGGGGTGAACCCGGACGACGTGGCCGAGGGGAAGTCCTTCACCGACGACCTCGACGTCGACTCGCTCTCCATGGTGGAGGTCGTGGTCGCCGCCGAGGAGAAGTTCGGCGTCAAGATCCCGGACAACGAGGTGCAGAACCTCAAGACCGTCGGTGACGCCGTCAGCTACATCGCGGCGCAGTCCTGA